The Trichoderma asperellum chromosome 6, complete sequence region TGCCCAAAACTGAAACTACAGTATCTTGCTTCCGACACGGCGGGTAGTGCTGTTTGATTTGCTCTTGATGCCTACTCGAGTTTTTGCGGCGCGGAGGGTATTTTGACAACAAGGCCGAGAGCCAATGAATCTAATGGCGAACTCATCATGTTAAATACATATGACAAATGAAAGAGCCGACGCAAGTATACTGTGATACGTTGGATGACGGCagtgaggagaaggaggagaatcCATTATTAATGACTCACGCCGGCGAGCATTAGTCATAAGCATAAAGTAGGCGACGGATCAGATAACTCTAGATAGCACTAAACTGAGGATTATTCTAATCTGTGGGTGAATTACAGTAGCAGCATGTACATATATGACTCTAACTATACTGATGTTATTCGGATCATCGTTTGCTTTATGCGCAATGATCCGAAAGCTGAGGCTTGGCTTCGGTGTTGTTTTGGCCCCCAAAAATACACACACTGCGTTGCTCACTGGCTTTTGGTTTTGGTTTTGGTTCTACCAGCGTGACAAGTCAAAAGTATGGCCTGAGTGGTTCTATCTATCGCCTCATCACTACTGTTTCTTAAAAGATTTGTGATAGATAGCTACATGTACCAAACTAACTGTGCTGTTACCTGTGTATTCGGCATTTGCTCTGCTTTTGTCAGCAAGTTTTTTTACAGTTGCCCAAGAGTCTAGTTCCTTTCGAGTATGCGGGGTTAGCTGTGTTTCAACAGCCGCGGGTGGTGTGGAAACAACACAGATTCAATGTCCGGTGACGGGCTTTGGTGACAATTTTTTCTAATTGAATTCTCATACAACGGTGTTGTTGCTGGAAAATCTAGATTCCGTCGTGTGGCTACTGATCTGTTATGATACTCCGTAGCTTATAGTTTGCAGATGTAAGCTGGTAGAGATAGGAGCAGCAAAAAGCGTGCATAATATGTGTAGATGCATATTCTCTGCCAGCTGGGATctatattatctttttttacgCTGAGATGCTACTTCTGGCTCTTATTCCCGCTGCTCTATTTTCATGATTGCTGCTTGTGGCTCTGCTACTGAGTCGCTCATTTGTGctacttttgctttttttgaTGACCGTTGGCGCGGTCAACTTTTTTTGCGGTCCCGGTTTTTCTTGCTGGCTATTATTACCTGTATAGCATTGGGGTAATTACGTTACAGAAAGGGCCCGGGCGGCGGCACAAGCTATAAAATTGCCGTATAAATCATTACGTATTTATTTAGGTAGTGTTGCGCCATTGTTTGTTAGCCATCTCCACCCATCAGCACTTCTCTTCAAAAAATTTCCCTATTTGCCACAGGGCGTTATATGGCCTCGCGTCTATCGCCAAATTCGGTTGAGCCGCtctggagagagaaaggggggggggggaagctGTCCATACAGCGTGTGGATTTGCGAGAATTCCCCTGATAATGAAGCAAATTTTTATACCATTCACAGAAATACCAAAAGACAAgaagtaaataaagtaaataaattaaataaagtaaataaagtaagAGAAGTAAGAGAAGTaacagagaaaagagaaaatcaTTGCCCCAGAATGGCTTTCTTGGCCATGTGGCTCGCCGATGGGGGGCCGATCCTTGACGTTGGCTCGCTTCGGTCTCGGTCAACTGATGGGCCGGCCCTCCTGAAATTCTCGGCCCTTAACGTTGGTTTATTCAGATTTTATTATTCATCTGCCGTTGGAATAGCCTTAGACAACCGGTGACTTAGCGTAGGTCATCTCGACGATAGAATTCTTACAtctctttatatactatGCATACACCGTAAAGTACTCGAGGTTAAGTCAGCCATCGTCGTTTGGCTCCGAATCGTGCCCGGTAATCGAGAGCCCTTTGGACGGCCACCCGCCGCAGATCGCCTGTTGACGGCTAATTCGCTTCCAAACTTTCGTTGCTCCGACCTGCCATACACTTTCGCGACCGCCATGTTTTCAGGCTCAAATTCCAGTGACACGGTTACGGAAGATGGCGGTCACAATGAGCAGCACATCATCGTCTCTGAAAAGGGTGTAAACAGAAATTCTGGTCACGAGGAGCGTATTTTctcaaaggaagaagaggccggaTATCAATCTCCGATTCAAGCACCCGTCGGCAGTACTCCGCCAGATGGTGGTCTGCGGGCATGGCTCGTGGTTATAGGGGCATGGTGCACCTCGGTATGCAGCTTTGGGTGGATTAACAGTACGTTCCATTTCACATAATAGGCCTATGGGATTGATGAATTTAGAAGGGCTGAGTTAGCTAACCCATCCGCAATAATCAGGCGTGGGAGCGTTCCAGGACTATTACGAAACTACGATTCTGAAAGACTACTCGACCAGTACCGTCTCATGGATCCCATCTTTACAGATTTTCTTCATGATGGCCTTGGTAAGCTATTTGATGCTATTCCTTGATGCCACTGGTGCTAGCTGCCAGCTTGATTTATGCCCCTAGCTAACTTAAGACCACTTGTTAAGGGACCCTTCATTGGCCTTATATACGACAAATATGGCCCTCGCCAACTCATCATTGTCGGAACCTTTCTGCATGTCTTTGGCCTTATGATGACATCTATTTCTACCCAGTACTACCAAATTCTCCTTTCACAGGGAGTTTGCAGTGCTATCGGTGTTTCTGCCATCTACCAGCCAGGTAAGTCAGCCGCATGTGTTCCGTCTACCCTTCAAATCTAATACTATGAATACAGCGCTTAACAGCATCGCTACTTGGTTCACTACGAAACGTGGTGCCGCCTACGGACTTTTGGCAACTGGCTCAAGTTTAGGAGGCGTCATCTTCCCTATCATGGTCACTAGGTTGATCAAAGAAGTTGGTTTCGGCTGGGCAATGCGAACCTGTGCCTTCCTGATCCTCGGCCTCCTCGTGATCGCTATTTTAACGGTTGATGCGTTCAATCCACCCAAGTTCCAGCCAATCACCGTGAAGAGGATGGTAGCTCCTTTCACAGAAGTTCAGTTTGCCTGCGTCTGTATGGGATTGTTGCTGTTTACTTTTGGGCTTTATGTCCCAATCAACTTCATCTCGGTCGAGGCTGCTGCGGGTGGAGCGGACCCTAACTTGGTGTTATACCTGGTTCCTATTCTAAACGCCGGAAGGTAAGATAGCCTGAagagctgcttctttttgcgcATGTAAATGTTTTGCTGATCATGTTCTATCTAGTTTGTTTGGTCGTATGTTGTCTGGCTTCGCTGGCGACAAATTTGGCCGCTATAACGTCTTCATAACTGTTTGTTACCTTGCAAGTATTTTCGTTTTGGCCCTCTGGATTCCTGCAGCCACAACTGGCGCGAGAATTGCCTTTGCTGCCATCTTTGGATTCTTTTCTGGAGCATACGTTGCCTTGATCGCTGCACTCGTGGTTCAGATTTCGCCGGCATCTGAGATGGGCTTCCGGATGGGTCTCTCGTTTTTCGTTTTGTCTTTTGGAGGCCTGACGACAAATCCTATCTCTGGCGCTATTTTGGACGGCCCATTGGGATGGCTTGGACCTAAAATATTCTCTGGTATCTTTTGTTTAGCTGGAACGACCTTTGTGTTGGCAGCGAGAATCAACCAGACGGGATGGAAACTGAGGGCtgtcttttaaaaattaccTGAGGTCAAAGTCAAGGTACGGGAAACTACATGTTGCATTATATACGGATGGGCCTAGAATATCTAATTTGTTGATACGCACATTGCATAAATGGTGGGCTATTAAAAGTTTGTGgcaaatataattaatatcttattataaactattgaGGTGCAACTCCATAAAAGggtatatatacacatacacATGGTAATTTGCTgcattaaaaataactagaGAAGTCGTACAGATCTACATGCAAATCTTCGACCAACGTATTCCAGTCTGGAAGGTTGTTCTGCATGAGGTTGTTCCAATCCACGTTTTCTCCATCAAAACGACGGACATCCATTACTGCCTCCTGAGGAGGATTTTCCATTTCTTGGTCATCGGGAATTTCATCGACTTCTCTAGGTGTAGAGGAAGCCGGTGTGTCATTACCGTTGATTAACGACTGTCGTATCATCTCAGCCTTCTTGCGCATTCTCTTCAAGATGATAGCTTTCAACGCAGGGCTAGACACTGCCATGGACATTCTCATTTCCTCCAGCTCAAAGGTCTTTGCAACTATAACCCAGGCACGCTCAACACTGGGGCCGCTCGGTGAAACGCAGAGATGCCATAGCACATAGAGTAGCATGTGGTATTGTGGATGACCGTACATGCACCATCTATATTGTCGTAGAAGTTCATCCCCCCATAGCTCGAGGTGTATTTCGAGGCATCTCAATgcagaaagaagattcgCCTCCGTGGCAAACGTGTTTCGCTTATCGGGATTCTCTAAATTTGCGAGCTGTTGTCGCGTGACAAAGTCTATCTTGTGTACCACCGCCAGAGCTGTTTTCATGGCCATTCTCTGTATCGGAATAACGGGGTTGCACGGTTTTATATAGTGTTCGACGCGAGACCTTAGCTGGCTGAACAGGTTGCTCCTGATTACTTCTTTAGGTGTCGGTCCTGATGGTGTCATTGAGAGATTGGCCATGGTCTGTAATGTCTGAGCTACTTCCATGCATGTCAACGGAAGACTCATTTTGGTCCATCCATTGTGAGGAGGAGGTAGCTCCTTCATATCCGGACGAAGCTCGTTGTCGTCAATGTTGAGTGGCATTTTGGTGTCGTATCCTGGAACTGTCGACCATGAGCTGATACCGTGATCTTCAGCAGCCCTCCCATCCCTAGCCAGAAAGTGCCACCACAGTCGCCTGCGGACTTCAGATTCAAACGGCGACATTCCCAGCTTGCTTCCGTCTCTGTGAAGGCCGATAGAATGCGCCATTCTTACGGCAAGGCCGTTCAAAATCCAGATGCCCCTACCGTGATAATGAGCTCGCATGGACGTCTAGTTCAGCGGATTAGCAACTACGCATCAAGGATCACAGTATCTGGGATGGAGAGTAAGTAAATTACCAAGTATATAGCCAATGCTTGAAGCAGCACAACTGTTGGATTTTCCAACATGTCCGCCGCTGCCAAATGTATCTGGAAGTCCTTTTTAAATGTCCGTAGAGCAGTCGATTTGTCAACGCTAAGTGTATACTGAGCTTCATCCGGTTCCATTGATAATGTAGCAGCAAAATACACGGCTGAGACTAGGGCTAGGGTGTCTTTTGATACGGCATCTGGTTGGTGGATGGCCGTGAAAACAGTCACTTCATCTGTAGGGATGTgcaaaacttttatattggCGTCAACATTGTGAACAAATAACTGCCACAGCTGTGTGGCGTGTAATCGGGATAGACGCcatcccttttctttctcctcaaaGACGGCAGGGCCAGAGAGTAAGCCCAAGAGGCTGAAGGGCGAGTCAGGATCtggtttctttatttcaCAGCACGGTGAATGTAACAGTGAGGATTTATCTTGGTCCTTAGTTACATCGGATTAGCTTGATAATGTATACCAAGTCAGTTTCCTTGCAGAGGTTAACCGATGGCTTACCTCCTCGATAACCCTAGATATGAGAAGCTCATTGAAGTATTGGCTTGAGGTACCATTTCTAATCAGGACCTCCTCTGAAGGAAGTTCTTGAGGCTCCTGGGGAGATTCATGAGGGCTCACGGGTAGATTCAGTGCAAAAGATACTTGTGCAGACGGTGGCAGTGACCTTCTCGCCGCTCCGCCCTGGTCGATGGACGCCGCTACAATTGTCTTCTCCAGATCTGATATCCTCGACGCAACATCTGCAATGGTAGCCTTCCTAACTCGTCGAACAGGCCGGTCTGACGACGGATATGTGCACGTGAGACGAGCCCTCACGCATGCCAAGCACGGCGTCTGTCTGTCGCATCGGATCTTCCTCCGGTGGCAGAGAACACAAGACCTGTCCGGTCTTCGGCGTGGATtcggcgatggcggcgtGAGATCACGGTCCGTCGCCACGGGAGTTATTAGAGGGTCAATACTGGCTGGACGCCTGGGATCATGCGGAGCAGACATGTCTCAGAGAGCCTTTGAGTTGAGCCCAACCCAAACTGCAGTGAGTGGAATGCTTCTACAACAGCCAATATTTCGGTTCAGTGAGTAAAATAACCACCGACCGAACTGAGTGAGCCTGGGATAATCAATGTCTTTGTCTCATAGCAAACGGTTCGGCTTTTGCATAAGCGCCGAGGCCGACATGTCGCACTTTTACCTCTTTGAGCTAGAAGCGGGAGCACGAGCAAGTATATTAGTAATTACTTTGGAGCAAAAAACTCCGTACAACAGCTTTCTAGAACTTGGTAACCAGAACAAGCCTAGCAGCAGGATCCAGCCTAAGAGCAAACTTTACAAAAGGAAAGTGAATGCGATGAGAAATGAGATATACAATTCTCTTCACAAGCTCGCCATTTGCAGATACCTCGGATCCCAGGGTGTGGCATAGGATCTCCCCTCGATTACTGATGTGGCGTGGATAAACCGGCTCAAATCCTGCGAAAGGGCTTCGCTCTGCTTTAGACGTTGCATAGTGACTTCTTCCTATACCGCCTGGAGAGTGCGATCGACCCGAATATCAAGATAGACTATGAATATACCAGTCATCTCGTAGCAGCAAGCTGTTGTTTCCCTGATATGAATTAGTTTAACAAAACTGGCAATGTTTTAAGATCCTAAAGGTAACAATAGCCTTACCGTACTTTACAAAAGAGTtggcttttataaagccaCACTGTGGCTGTGTTCCATGCGCGtggatggccatggccttggTCAATTGTTAGTAGCCATAGAGTATTACCTCAGTGAAGCAGCGCCCAAAAGTCCATCAACTTCATTTGGGACATGCTGTCCGTTTTATTCCTCTGTCAGCATGGCGCAGGGCGTTTCAGCAACGACCCGAAACTACCGAATGCCCCGATTCTTCCTCGGATTCGGCTGTAACCACCTCGCCAAATAGCTCTGTGCGCTATGTAAACTTACCTCGGAATTAGGAAAATGACTCAAATACATGCTTCTCGCCTCAAAATAGTCCTTGCATGGATCGATTACGAAATGTTTATTCTCGCTCAACCCTAGTCAATTAAGGAAAAGATGGGCCCCCGGGGGGGCGGGGATTGATATGAACTGGGCAGCCGATGGAATACTGAATCAGGTGTGGGTATTGCTCGGCAAGAGTATTCGGTAGTAGGGATCTCTTGAAGAAAAATAGATTAAGCTAAAGATTAGGTTGCGAATCATTCGGATAGACTATGCATGTTAACTACGAATGTTACTTATGGCTCGTTAAGAATAAAAGCAAGCTCATCACCGTTGCATTGAGTGTGAATAGTCAAGATGGGCACGTTTGTATATCTCGTTCGCAAGAGCACTACCTGCACCTAGGCACAATGGACTGATATAGGCCTATTGAATAAGTTAACGACGAGTGAGGAGGTTGTTTCATCGGCTATGCCTAGAAGAATTCCCCACCCTGTTTATCCAGCCACGGTTCATCTACAAAGAAGTAACTGCAGTAGATGTGCCTTACAACTAGTAGCGATATCccaactatatactataaaatctCTGTACCGATGTTCTAATTATACATTTTTCTTAACTCAGGTAGAGTATTAGGTGCTGTTGGAACTTTGTGTCAATACCGAGAGAGAGTAACATGATTCGTATTCTCTGTTCAGAGGAATTTCCATCTCCTACCGCATCATTCTCTGATTAAGATCCTGCAATGGGCTACtttctcttttattaaaacctGGAGTATCTGGTCTTTCTAAGTAAACTGTCAACTAACCTATTGGTGGATAAAACAATATGAATACTAACATAAGCAAGTCTTAAAATCGGCTAcaatgacttttttttccggcTTTCATAGCTTGAGTATGCAAACCGCAATGATATGCCAGCTAACGTCAGTTTGTATCTCCTTGGCGCAAAACGTAGTTCTAGCCTAAATTACAAGCCTCGAAACAGTCCActatctatttttattaatctacaTAGGTATTAACCTGTATGTCCTTAGTCTAGCTATTGTACTTTGTCGGCGTCTTAGCTTGCTTGCAGTTGCCATCCTCCACccattataagtaaatataagtaaatgtCGATTCCTGTGTCTTAGTAAGCTAAACTGCTAGCGAAGCATGGGCAATCCTATCACAGAGCATAAATATCGTGATTTTCTGCGCCCAGCCGAATACTTTGGGCTACGGGCAACATCTATTGCCAAAAGGATATCGGCGTAAGGAAATTTCTCCGCGCAGAGGCTATAGCTCATGCTTGGTAATGGGCAAAAAAATGGCTATTACTCAATCCCAAGTTCAAAAGGCATCATGGTTAATAAGCTTAGATTATTCGTAATGCGGACGTGCCCATTCTATTACAGGTACAATTATTTTAGAGACAAAAATCTAACTCAAGTGCTTGTATGCCGTCTCTATTCCTGCTGTGTGTCGGCTTGCGGTACAGTATAGTTCCAAATTGGTCTATGCTGACAACATGCTCTCGATCCAGGCGTGGGTCGATGGCAGAGAGTATAGCTCTCAAAGATAGCCTAATCTTCTAAGACAACAGAATCTGGCAAGATCTTATTGGCGGGCCGACATGCATTCACATGCTATTCGCGAGCATGTTCTAGAACTGCTGCAGGGTCCGTAGTAGCGTACGACTCAGACATCGCAAACTCTTGCTTCGTTCAAATCAGTGCGACAAAACGCCCCGATCTGGCTTAGTGTACCGTCCAAACCCATAGATCTACTTCCGACTTGCATCTCGGATCGGGCTGCCGAGTAGATCGATGCAAATGTCTGCGAAAGGCAATAGTGTGCGATGTCGGTAGAGGAAATGATTGGTGGACTTGGATCAGCTGCATTATCAATCTGCCGTCAATCTGCGGCAACCGTGCGATTCTAGGTTGGGTAATTTTAATCATCAATTCaaagatatatattcatTTCAAAGACCCTACCAAAAGACACTTGCTAGCCCAATATAACTACACGAAAAATATGGATATTGCAATCAGAGACGAGAAAACTATTAGAGTCAGAGCCGTTCAGGCTGAGCCTGTCTGGTATGACCTTGACGGATGCGTTTACATGACCATTCAGCTTATAAACTAAGCGGCTGCTGATGGCGTCCAAGTCTTGGGCTTCCCCGAAGCGTGGATTCCAGGTTACCCATGGTAAATCGCCTCACTAGTATAGACAGTCTGATGGCTCCATCTGCTAACATTGCGAATTGTCTGGAATCCAGGCAGATGCGAATCGCTGCGCCTGTCATACAATCGACTTGGGTTCCTCAATAACAAGCAAACTCCATTACCACGGACTCACCCCAGATGAAACGCATCTAATGCCGTTAAGAAGGGCGGCATGTTCATTATGCTTGGCTACAGTGAACGCGAGGAGGCCAGCATCTACCTTGCACAGGCGTTTATCTCGCCCGATGAGGAGCTTGTTCACAATCGTCGCAAAATCAAGCCTACTCACTCAGAGCGAACTATATGGGGCGAAGGTCAAGCCGAATCCCTGAAAACTGTTATAGACTCGCCATTTGACAAGATCGGCGGTCTCAACTGCTAGGAGCATCTGCAGCCTTTGCTgcgctatttttaatatacacAAGGTGTGCAGATTCACGTCCCGAGTTGACCATCTATGTTCGTCATGCCAGATCCTGAAAAGATTTCCTGGCTCTACCATGATACTGGTGAGGCAGACCAGCCCATCAGCCAGAACATGGCGATAGAGGGAGCAACTTTTGTCATCTGTTCATCGCAGATTCTAACAGAGGAAGGCTTGAAAAAGGACAGCATCCTGGCAGGAAATCCCGTCACCAAAGTGGTACGTCAACAGGTTCAGCACTTTCGTCTTGTAGAAACGTGGTGTATGCTAACCATGGCTTTGGTAATATAGCCTGGCGGCGGCTTTTCTCACAGTTTCGGCCTTGACGGAAGTCCACTGTGCGAACCGatcggcgatggcgaggagGGGAATTTCAAGGCCGATATCTCTCTCAGCGACATCACCAAAGCTAAAATATCCATCGATGTTGTTGGCCATTCTTCTCGGCCAGATATGCTTAGTCTCTTGGTTAATACAAAAGCGGGCAAAACTCGTCACGATGATGGATATGTAGGCAGGAATCTAGAGCTTGGTTGAACAGTATATTTAGACTCGTAAAATTATTATGATCATATTATATAAACCAAGGAACCGCAGTCTCGTAATTAACAAACTCCCACCATTTCATGCGATTGGCGTACGTCGAGTCAGCCTGAAGATCGTAGTGCTTCCAACAGGTCTCGATGAGATTGCGCATCACCCGGACATTGCCGATATTTCTCACATTATTCATCAACTCCAAGATGCGCAGAATTCTGATGCGCTGTTCATCCGTGTGACACTCGCAAGCCGTCAAGAATATGGGCCACGGGCTTGTGGCCACCCCTAAGCGTTCCAAAATATCGAACGCCTCTTCCAAATAAGTCGTTTTCTGGTCCTCGTCTCCAGGCAGAGGGACAACATGAAGGAGATATAGTAGAGTCCCTATGCGGTAAAGTTCTGCGGTAGCCAAGATGCGTGTGCGCCTTGCAGGAGCCTCGCCCACGTCCCCCGCAGGATCGAGTCTCTGGACAATATTGTGTAGCGTGTGCTCCAATTCGAACCGTTGCTGGACCAGCTTGGGAGACATTGGCTCAATCTCCTTTGTGATAATTGCTATGCGAATCTTGTTCACTCTGTGAATAATAGCAATTACCTCTAACGAGCATCCTAGAGCTCCAAGAATCTGCAACGACTTGGATTAGCTACGTGTAAaagaatgagaaagaaaaggcagcgTCAAAGACTGACCAAAGTGGCATCACAGTTCGAAGATCCCAGCAGGAAAAGAATATCAAGGCAATT contains the following coding sequences:
- a CDS encoding uncharacterized protein (EggNog:ENOG41~TransMembrane:12 (i67-85o110-130i137-156o162-182i194-214o226-249i269-293o305-324i336-356o362-384i396-418o424-445i)) — translated: MFSGSNSSDTVTEDGGHNEQHIIVSEKGVNRNSGHEERIFSKEEEAGYQSPIQAPVGSTPPDGGLRAWLVVIGAWCTSVCSFGWINSVGAFQDYYETTILKDYSTSTVSWIPSLQIFFMMALGPFIGLIYDKYGPRQLIIVGTFLHVFGLMMTSISTQYYQILLSQGVCSAIGVSAIYQPALNSIATWFTTKRGAAYGLLATGSSLGGVIFPIMVTRLIKEVGFGWAMRTCAFLILGLLVIAILTVDAFNPPKFQPITVKRMVAPFTEVQFACVCMGLLLFTFGLYVPINFISVEAAAGGADPNLVLYLVPILNAGSLFGRMLSGFAGDKFGRYNVFITVCYLASIFVLALWIPAATTGARIAFAAIFGFFSGAYVALIAALVVQISPASEMGFRMGLSFFVLSFGGLTTNPISGAILDGPLGWLGPKIFSGIFCLAGTTFVLAARINQTGWKLRAVF
- a CDS encoding uncharacterized protein (EggNog:ENOG41) yields the protein MPDPEKISWLYHDTGEADQPISQNMAIEGATFVICSSQILTEEGLKKDSILAGNPVTKVPGGGFSHSFGLDGSPLCEPIGDGEEGNFKADISLSDITKAKISIDVVGHSSRPDMLSLLVNTKAGKTRHDDGYVGRNLELG
- a CDS encoding uncharacterized protein (EggNog:ENOG41) → MSAPHDPRRPASIDPLITPVATDRDLTPPSPNPRRRPDRSCVLCHRRKIRCDRQTPCLACVRARLTCTYPSSDRPVRRVRKATIADVASRISDLEKTIVAASIDQGGAARRSLPPSAQVSFALNLPVSPHESPQEPQELPSEEVLIRNGTSSQYFNELLISRVIEEDQDKSSLLHSPCCEIKKPDPDSPFSLLGLLSGPAVFEEKEKGWRLSRLHATQLWQLFVHNVDANIKVLHIPTDEVTVFTAIHQPDAVSKDTLALVSAVYFAATLSMEPDEAQYTLSVDKSTALRTFKKDFQIHLAAADMLENPTVVLLQALAIYLTSMRAHYHGRGIWILNGLAVRMAHSIGLHRDGSKLGMSPFESEVRRRLWWHFLARDGRAAEDHGISSWSTVPGYDTKMPLNIDDNELRPDMKELPPPHNGWTKMSLPLTCMEVAQTLQTMANLSMTPSGPTPKEVIRSNLFSQLRSRVEHYIKPCNPVIPIQRMAMKTALAVVHKIDFVTRQQLANLENPDKRNTFATEANLLSALRCLEIHLELWGDELLRQYRWCMYGHPQYHMLLYVLWHLCVSPSGPSVERAWVIVAKTFELEEMRMSMAVSSPALKAIILKRMRKKAEMIRQSLINGNDTPASSTPREVDEIPDDQEMENPPQEAVMDVRRFDGENVDWNNLMQNNLPDWNTLVEDLHVDLYDFSSYF
- a CDS encoding uncharacterized protein (EggNog:ENOG41) — protein: MLGYSEREEASIYLAQAFISPDEELVHNRRKIKPTHSERTIWGEGQAESLKTVIDSPFDKIGGLNC